In Flavobacterium praedii, the DNA window AAATTTTGCATCGAAAAAAGAATAAATTCTCTGTCTTTTTCTGTAATATGAAATCGTTCACTTTTCTTGAAATTATTGGGAAAAATGATTCTTTTCAAAGTATTATGTAAAGTTTCAAGCGGATAGTAATTCTTATTCGAAAAGTCAAAAGGTTCCTTTACAAGTGTGTCATTATCTAGGTATCCAATTCCTTTTTTGATTTTATTCAATTGCAAAGGGTTATATTTTTCGGTTGTATATTGAGGGAAATTTTCAATAGAAAGATCGTCTTTGTATAACGCAATCGATTTGATGGTTTTACTACCCGAATTTGGAGTTGATAAACGATGATTGATTCTAAAAGGTTTTAATCCTTTAATCTCCATATTTTTATTTAGATAATCAAAACCAATAAATTCAAATAAATTATTGCTAGCATCATTATCGCTTACAGCAAAAATCTTAGAGATTTCATCAGAAAATCTTATTTTATTTGGATTGCCGTCAATTGTAAATTGACTGTTTATAGAAGTATTTGGAATACTATTTAATTTTTCCAAAGCCATAACGGCAATAGGAAATTTTACAGTGCTGGCAGGATAGAAATAGTTGTTTTTGTTGAGGTTATAGGTATAATCTTTAAAGATAATTTTATTATTTTTTTCTCTAATAATTTGAGTATAAATAATTTGAAGTTCATAGGCTTCAGGATTATTCATCACTTTTTTTATCTTGTCATTATCTGAAGTTAAAGCTTTTTTAAGCAAGTTTTGAGCATTGCTAATATTTGTAATCGTACAAATGAATACAATTATAACTAATGAATTAAAGTGTTTTTTTATCATATTATCCAATATATTGGTTCCAATTTATTACTTTTCAAATATATATTTGCTTGACTAAAGTGTTTATTCCCAAACCATTTTCCTTGATTGGCACTCATCGGTGAAGGGTGCCCTGATTCCAATACCAAATGTTTATTTCTGTCAATTTTAGCTCCTTTTTTTTGGGCAAAACTTCCCCATAACATAAATACAATATTTTCTTTTTCTTCCGATATTTTTTGAATAACGGCATCTGTAAAAAGATTCCATTTAAGGTGTTTATGACTATTTGGATTGTCTTTTCTAACAGTTAATGAAGCGTTTAAAAGTAAAACACCTTGTTTGGCCCAAGATTCCAAATTTCCTGATGTGGGCATGAAAATCGAATCCAAATCGGTATTGATTTCTCTAAAAATATTGCGCAACGAAGGTGGAATTCGCACTGAATCATTTACCGAAAAAGATAAACCATTGGCTTCGCCATCGCCGTGATATGGATCTTGACCAATAATAACCACTTTTACATTCTCAAAAGAACAAGTATTTAAGGCTGAAAAAATCAACTCTTTGGGAGGAAAACAAACTGAATTTTGATATTCTTGATCAACAAGCTCGATCAATTCCAGGAAATAAGGTTTCTCTATTTCCTCAGATAAAATAGTTTGCCAGGAAGGATTCAAGTTGATTTGCATATTCAAAGTTTATTTCACAAAGATACACGAAGATTCAAAAGAGATTCGCAAAATTGGCAAAACAAAAACATTATGTTTCTTAGTAAATCGCTGTGGTTTCTATTTTGCTAATCTCTGTGAAATAACCCTATGTTTCTTTCTTAAATAACCTTATTTTTGTAGCGTCAAATCAAATTTATAAATGATCTCCATTACCGAAAAAACGTTACAAGATTTACAATTTCCTACGGTTCTCGAAACGATTTCCGATATTTGTAATACTGATATAGGAAAACAAAAAGCCTTAGAAATAACTCCTTTTAGAGACAAAGATACTTTGATGAGCGCTTTATTGCAGACTTCTGAGTATGTTTCTTCTTTTCAAAACAACAATGCCATCCCCAATCACGGTTTTGATGCTATTACATACGAAATAAAATTTTTAGCCATCGAAGACAGTTTTCTAGAAGTCGGTGGTTTTAGAAAAATTGCCACAATATCCGAAACGACGAATGTACTATTGACGTTTCTGAATAAATTCAATGATTATTACCCTAATCTTTGTGCCAAAAGTTCTGGAATTCAACTTACCAGAGCGATTATCACGCTTGTTGATGCTGTAGTTGATAAATATGGAGAAATAAAAGACAATGCCTCACCAGAATTACTAAACATTCGCCGCAATATGAATTCGGTTCGAGGGAAAATGAACCAAAGTTTTGGAATAGCACTTACGCAATACAACGGTTTGGGATATTTGGATGATATTAAAGAAAGTTTTGTGCAAAATCGTCGTGTTTTGGCTGTTTTAGCAATGTACCGACGCAAAGTAAGAGGCTCTATTTTGGGTAGTTCCAAAACAGGGAGTATTGCTTATATTGAACCAGAAGCTACGCTGAATTACTCTCGTGAACTCAGTAATTTGGAATATGAGGAAAAAGAAGAAATTACTAGAATTCTAAAGCAATTATCGAATGCAATTCGACCATTTTTACCATTGTTGATTCAATATCAAGATTTCCTGAGTGATATTGATGTGATTGCTGCAAAAGCGAAATATGCCAATAGAATCAATGGAATTTTGCCAACAATTACAGAGGAACGCCGTCTTTATTTTAGAGATGCCTATCATCCTATTTTGTATTTGAATAACAAGCAAAAAAAGGAAGTTACGCATCCACAAACCATCGAATTAAGTCAAGAAAATAGAATAATTGTTATTTCAGGACCCAACGCGGGAGGTAAAACCATCTCGATGAAAACGGTTGGTTTGTTGCAATTAATGTTGCAATCGGGAATGTTGATTCCTGTACACGAACGCAGTGAAACGTTTCTATTTGATAGAATACTCACGGATATTGGAGACAACCAATCAATTGAAAATCATTTAAGTACTTATAGTTATCGATTGAAAAACATGAACTACTTTTTGAAAAAGTGCAATAAGAAAACCATGTTTTTGATTGATGAATTTGGTACCGGTTCTGATCCTGAATTGGGAGGTGCTTTGGCCGAAATTTTCTTGGAAGAGTTCTACCATCGGGAAGCTTTTGGATTAATCACGACGCATTATTCGAATCTAAAAATTTTAGCAAATGAGCTCCCTTGCGCTACTAATGCCAACATGCTCTTTGACGAAAAATCATTAGAACCCATGTACAAATTGGCTTTGGGACAAGCGGGAAGTTCATTTACTTTTGAAGTAGCTTTAAAAAATGGAATCCCATTTAGTTTAATCAACCGCGCTAAGAAGAAAATTGAAGTAGGAAAAGTTCGTTTTGATAAAACAATTGCCAACTTGCAGAAAGAGCGTTCCAAAATGGAGAAAACGTCACAAACGCTAAAAGAAGAAGAAACCAAAGCGCGTCAGGAAGGCAAAAAAATGGAAGATATTAATGTCAAAATCAAGCAAAAACTGGAAAGCTACCAGGAGTTATATGACAGCAATCAAAAGACAATTTACATAGGTCAAAAAATTGAAGATATTGCTGAGAAATATTTTAATAATAAAAATAAAAAAGACCTGATAGGTGAGTTTCTGAAAATCATCGAAATAGAAAATTCCAAACGCAAAAAAGCCACTCCTAAAGAAGCAAAAGCGATTATCCAGAAGAAAAAAGAAATTATAGAGGAAGTTACTGTTGTCGTAGAAGAAATCCGCAAGGAAAAGAAAGAGAAGAAATTAAAACCTGTAATTGTAAAACCCAATGTTATTCTAAAAATAGGAGATCGTGTGCGTATGCAGGATGGAAAATCAGTGGGAACCATTGATAAAATTGAAAAAAACAAAGCCGTAGTGAATTATGGTGTGTTTACTTCAAAAGTGAGTTTGGATGAATTGGAGTTTGTTGAACATGGGAAAAAATAGTATTCATTAACACAACTTTGTCAAATTTTTGAACTTTAGCAAATATTTTTAGAAACCTTATCATGCAAAACCTCCCTCTCCATAAAAAAATAATCCTCTTTGACGGTGTTTGTAACCTCTGTAATTCTGCGGTGCAATTTATTATCAAACATGACAAAAAGGATGTCTTTAGATTCGTTCCTTTACAATCAGATTTGGGTTTAGATATTTTGAAATACATTGGAATTGATTTTGCCAAGATAGATAGTATTGTACTTTATGAGCCTGGAGTCGCTTACTACTACAAATCGGATGCAGCATTGCAAATTGCAAAAAGTTTGAATGGTTTATATTCATTTGGAATTATTTTTAAAATTATTCCAAATGGAATCAGAAATCAATTATATGACTATATAGCCAGAAATAGATACAATTGGTTTGGCAAAAAAGAGAGTTGCATGATACCTACTCCAGAATTAAAAATAAAATTTTTAGAATAATTGTATTCTATGATAAATGTCATCTCTTTAGATGGATTGTTATCTTAAATTTGACCAATCTAAAAAATTAATTTTTATGAGAAACTTATCGCTTTATTCTTGGGAAAACGGTGCATTTATAATGGTAATTGTTTTCGGATTGGTAATTATTGGTTTAATTGGAGCAGTTGTATTGATGATAAATTCTGGTAAAAAAAAATGATTAGTTTTTTTGTCTAAAAAAAAGAGGATGCCTTTCTGTGGACATCCTCTTTTACTTTTTATAGAAATAAATTATCTAATCAATTTTCTGTATTTCAATCGTTTCGGAGTCAAATCACCACCCAAACGTTTTTTCTTATTTTCTTCATAATCAGAGAACCCACCTTCAAAATAATACACTTCTGAATTTCCTTCAAACGCAAGGATATGAGTACAAATTCTGTCTAAGAACCATCTGTCGTGAGAAATCACTACCGCACAACCTGCAAAGTTTTCTAAACCTTCTTCCAATGCACGAAGCGTATTCACGTCCAAATCATTCGTAGGTTCATCCAGTAACAATACGTTACCTTCTTCCTTCAAAGTCATAGCTAGATGCAAACGGTTTCTTTCTCCACCAGAAAGCATGGATACTTTCTTGTTTTGTTCGCCACCACCAAAGTTAAAACGGGATAAATAAGCTCTTGAATTCACTTGTTTCCCTCCCATCATGATCAGTTCTTGCCCATCGGCAAAGTTTTCCCAAATGGATTTGTCAGGATTAATATTCGAATGCGCTTGATCTACATAAGCGATTTTCACAGTATCACCCACCAAAAATTCACCATTGTCTGTTTTTTGCTCTCCCATAATCATTTTGAAAATAGTCGATTTACCAGCACCGTTTGGTCCAATAATTCCAACAATTCCAGCTTGTGGTAACGTAAAATTTAAATTATCATACAACAATTTATCTCCAAAGGCTTTAGCTACGTTTTTGGCTTCAATAACATTAGTACCTAATCTTGGACCATTCGGAATATAAATTTCCAAGTTTTCATCCAATTGTTTTTGGTCTTCGTTCAAGAGTTTATCGTAGTTCTGTAAACGTGCTTTTTGTTTGGTTTGTCGTCCTTTTGCTCCTTGACGAACCCAATCCAACTCGCGTTCCAACGTTTTTCTACGTTTAGAAGCTACTTTTTCTTCCAATGCCATACGGTTTGATTTTTGGTCTAGCCAAGAAGAATAATTCCCTTTCCAAGGAATACCTTCACCTCTATCCAATTCTAAAATCCAACCTGCAACATTATCCAAGAAATACCTGTCGTGTGTTACCGCAATTACAGTTCCAGCATATTGTGCCAAATGTTGTTCTAACCAAAGTACACTTTCAGCATCCAGGTGATTGGTAGGCTCATCCAGAAGTAAAACATCAGGCTGTTGCAATAGTAAACGGCACAAAGCTACACGGCGACGTTCTCCTCCAGATAAATTCTTAATGGGTGTGTCACCTTCTGGCGTGCGTAAGGCATCCATTGCAATTTCTAATTTGGTATCAATTTCCCAAGCGCCCAAAGCATCGATTTTATCCTGCAAAGCTGCTTGACGATCCATTAATTTATCCATTTTATCTGCATCTTCGTAGTTTTCTGGAAGACCAAATAAATCATTAATTTTATTGTATTCTTCCAAAACAGCCATTGTTTCAGCAACACCTTCACGAACAATTTCAATAACAGTTTTAGAATCGTCAAGTATAGGTTCTTGTTCTAAATACCCGACGGTATAACCTGGTTGAAAAACTACATCACCTTGATAGTTTTTATCAATTCCTGCAATAATCTTCAAAAGGGAAGATTTTCCAGAACCATTTAGACCTAAAATACCAATTTTAGCTCCATAAAAGAAACTCAAATAGATGTTTTTCAAAACAGGTTTATCTGCACCTTGATAGGTTTTACTCAATTTTTGCATTGAGAAAATTACTTTCTTATCGTCTGACATATTTAAATGTTTTAATTTATTATATGATTAATTATTGGTTTTGAATGTCAATTACAGCCTACCTTTTAGAGAACTAAATACCCATGCGATAGCAAAGAAACCAATACCAACAGCGGCAAATCCCCAGCCTGATACATCTCTGTATTTAAAAACGCCTAAGCCTATTAGTAATAATCCCATGAGCACCATTATAAAGGCAGCCCATCCTAAAATAGTATTTTTATTCATTCCCATAATTGTGGTATTTGTTTTTTGAAAGTTGCAAATATCGGTATTTTTTAGTAGATTTTTAGTTTAAAAGATTTATTCCTGATATAAAATAATTGCACTTCTGCCAGGGATACTTATGCTTTGATTTTGAATTGCTTCTATTCCATTTAAATTGATAATCGCTCCATTACATACCATCTTCCAAGTGCCTTCAAGCTCTTGTTGGATCTCATTTTCGTTTCCATTAAAATAGACTCTTATTGTTTTCCATTTATCACCATTTGCATTATTTTTTAAAGTATAACCAACCAAAAAGGGAGAATCTAAAGTTAAGAATTCCAAATGCTCTTGGATCATTTTTTCAGATGTCATTTTGAATGCTGGATGATTGTTTCTTAATGCAATTAGATTTTTGTAATATTGATTAAGCTCTTTGTTCTCGTGTTTCCAATTCCAATCTATTTTATTGATGCTATCAGAAGAATTATAAGAGTTCTCAACGCCCAATTTGGTACGTTTCATTTCTACTCCCATATGCAAAAAAGGAATACTTTGTGAGGTTAAAATAATGGTGTTAGCTAGTTTGTCCATTTGTACTAACTCCTCTTCACTTGCTTTTGGATTAGAGATTTTTAGCTTGTCATACAAGGTATTGTTATCATGACAAGATACATATCCTATTACTTTTGTTGGGTTATCCGAATATGGAAACTGAGCATAACTACGTTTTAAATCATATTTAACTTGCGGATGATTT includes these proteins:
- the ettA gene encoding energy-dependent translational throttle protein EttA, with protein sequence MSDDKKVIFSMQKLSKTYQGADKPVLKNIYLSFFYGAKIGILGLNGSGKSSLLKIIAGIDKNYQGDVVFQPGYTVGYLEQEPILDDSKTVIEIVREGVAETMAVLEEYNKINDLFGLPENYEDADKMDKLMDRQAALQDKIDALGAWEIDTKLEIAMDALRTPEGDTPIKNLSGGERRRVALCRLLLQQPDVLLLDEPTNHLDAESVLWLEQHLAQYAGTVIAVTHDRYFLDNVAGWILELDRGEGIPWKGNYSSWLDQKSNRMALEEKVASKRRKTLERELDWVRQGAKGRQTKQKARLQNYDKLLNEDQKQLDENLEIYIPNGPRLGTNVIEAKNVAKAFGDKLLYDNLNFTLPQAGIVGIIGPNGAGKSTIFKMIMGEQKTDNGEFLVGDTVKIAYVDQAHSNINPDKSIWENFADGQELIMMGGKQVNSRAYLSRFNFGGGEQNKKVSMLSGGERNRLHLAMTLKEEGNVLLLDEPTNDLDVNTLRALEEGLENFAGCAVVISHDRWFLDRICTHILAFEGNSEVYYFEGGFSDYEENKKKRLGGDLTPKRLKYRKLIR
- a CDS encoding serine hydrolase translates to MIKKHFNSLVIIVFICTITNISNAQNLLKKALTSDNDKIKKVMNNPEAYELQIIYTQIIREKNNKIIFKDYTYNLNKNNYFYPASTVKFPIAVMALEKLNSIPNTSINSQFTIDGNPNKIRFSDEISKIFAVSDNDASNNLFEFIGFDYLNKNMEIKGLKPFRINHRLSTPNSGSKTIKSIALYKDDLSIENFPQYTTEKYNPLQLNKIKKGIGYLDNDTLVKEPFDFSNKNYYPLETLHNTLKRIIFPNNFKKSERFHITEKDREFILFSMQNLPKNAGYDPKEYYDGYCKFFMFGDTKENIPASIKIYNKVGDAYGTLIDCAYIVDSEKNIEFMVSATILVNKDGIFNDNVYEYDEIGLPFLAELGRQLYWLNDKSKLK
- the ung gene encoding uracil-DNA glycosylase: MQINLNPSWQTILSEEIEKPYFLELIELVDQEYQNSVCFPPKELIFSALNTCSFENVKVVIIGQDPYHGDGEANGLSFSVNDSVRIPPSLRNIFREINTDLDSIFMPTSGNLESWAKQGVLLLNASLTVRKDNPNSHKHLKWNLFTDAVIQKISEEKENIVFMLWGSFAQKKGAKIDRNKHLVLESGHPSPMSANQGKWFGNKHFSQANIYLKSNKLEPIYWII
- a CDS encoding endonuclease MutS2, with the protein product MISITEKTLQDLQFPTVLETISDICNTDIGKQKALEITPFRDKDTLMSALLQTSEYVSSFQNNNAIPNHGFDAITYEIKFLAIEDSFLEVGGFRKIATISETTNVLLTFLNKFNDYYPNLCAKSSGIQLTRAIITLVDAVVDKYGEIKDNASPELLNIRRNMNSVRGKMNQSFGIALTQYNGLGYLDDIKESFVQNRRVLAVLAMYRRKVRGSILGSSKTGSIAYIEPEATLNYSRELSNLEYEEKEEITRILKQLSNAIRPFLPLLIQYQDFLSDIDVIAAKAKYANRINGILPTITEERRLYFRDAYHPILYLNNKQKKEVTHPQTIELSQENRIIVISGPNAGGKTISMKTVGLLQLMLQSGMLIPVHERSETFLFDRILTDIGDNQSIENHLSTYSYRLKNMNYFLKKCNKKTMFLIDEFGTGSDPELGGALAEIFLEEFYHREAFGLITTHYSNLKILANELPCATNANMLFDEKSLEPMYKLALGQAGSSFTFEVALKNGIPFSLINRAKKKIEVGKVRFDKTIANLQKERSKMEKTSQTLKEEETKARQEGKKMEDINVKIKQKLESYQELYDSNQKTIYIGQKIEDIAEKYFNNKNKKDLIGEFLKIIEIENSKRKKATPKEAKAIIQKKKEIIEEVTVVVEEIRKEKKEKKLKPVIVKPNVILKIGDRVRMQDGKSVGTIDKIEKNKAVVNYGVFTSKVSLDELEFVEHGKK
- a CDS encoding CAL67264 family membrane protein, which gives rise to MGMNKNTILGWAAFIMVLMGLLLIGLGVFKYRDVSGWGFAAVGIGFFAIAWVFSSLKGRL
- a CDS encoding thiol-disulfide oxidoreductase DCC family protein, producing the protein MQNLPLHKKIILFDGVCNLCNSAVQFIIKHDKKDVFRFVPLQSDLGLDILKYIGIDFAKIDSIVLYEPGVAYYYKSDAALQIAKSLNGLYSFGIIFKIIPNGIRNQLYDYIARNRYNWFGKKESCMIPTPELKIKFLE